One Streptomyces sp. CG4 genomic window, GCTGATGACTGGAGCGCGACCTCTCCCGTCGCCCGGCACTACGGGATCATGGCGGCCCGGCACGGCTTCGAGGCGACCCCGCCCACCGCGCAGATCTTCGGCGACGCGGCCCGCGAGCACATGGAGCGGTACGGCACGACCGAGGCCCAGCTCGCCGCGGTCGCCGCCAAGAACCACCGGCACTCCGCGCACAACCCGTACGCGCAGTTCCGGGAGGTCCACGAGGTCGCCGACATCCTCGCCGCGCCGCTGGTGCACCGGCCGCTGACCAGGCTCCAGTGCTCGCCGACCTCCGACGGCGCGGCGGCGGTGGTCGTGGTGTCGGAACGGTTCGCCGCGCAGCGCGGGCTCACCGGGCTCGTCGAGATCGCCGGGCAGGCCATGACCACGGACACCGAGGAGTCCTTCGCGTCCGGCTCCTGCATCGACGTCGTGGGACAGCCCATGTCCCGGGAGGCGGCCCGGCAGGCGTACGAACGCGCCGGGCTCGGCATCGAGGACGTCGACGTGATCGAGCTGCACGACTGCTTCTCCGTCAACGAGCTGCTGACGTACGAGGCGCTCGGCATGTGCGCGGTGGGGGAGTCCGGGAAGCTGGTCGAGTCGGGCGCGACGACGTACGGCGGCCGCTGGGTGGTGAACCCGTCGGGCGGGCTGATCTCCAAGGGGCATCCGCTGGGCGCGACCGGCCTGGCGCAGACGGCCGAGCTGGTGTGGCAGCTGCGGGGCACGGCGGGGCAGCGGCAGGTGCCCGACGCGCGGGTGGGGCTCGCCCACAACATCGGGCTGGGCGGGGCCGCGGTGGTGACGCTGCTGCGCGCGGTGTGACCGGCACGGCCTGGTGCGGTCCAGGCCGCAGGGCCTAGTACCAGCGGTCGTGAACCCTGGTCCGAAATGCCGATGCAAGGGCCGTAGCCGGGTTGAGAGCATGACATCCATGCTCGAAGCCGCCGACACCACACCTCTCCTGTCCCGCCTCCTGTCCCGCCGGACGAAGGCGCCCACCTGGCTGGTCGTGGCGCTCGCCTGCGCCGGGCAGTTCCTGGTCGTCCTCGATGTGTCG contains:
- a CDS encoding lipid-transfer protein produces the protein MKAYVAGVGMTKFEKPETRSWQYWDMVREAGAAALEDAGVAYTDVEQVPVGYCFQPSTAGQRAAYEIGLTGIPVYNVNNNCATGSTALMLARQLVEGGAADCVLALGFEKMKKGALGGGARGGAADDWSATSPVARHYGIMAARHGFEATPPTAQIFGDAAREHMERYGTTEAQLAAVAAKNHRHSAHNPYAQFREVHEVADILAAPLVHRPLTRLQCSPTSDGAAAVVVVSERFAAQRGLTGLVEIAGQAMTTDTEESFASGSCIDVVGQPMSREAARQAYERAGLGIEDVDVIELHDCFSVNELLTYEALGMCAVGESGKLVESGATTYGGRWVVNPSGGLISKGHPLGATGLAQTAELVWQLRGTAGQRQVPDARVGLAHNIGLGGAAVVTLLRAV